In a single window of the Acinetobacter sp. CS-2 genome:
- a CDS encoding phosphomannomutase CpsG encodes MTQLTCFKAYDIRGKLGTELNEEIAYKIGRAYGQIYQPKTLVVGCDIRLSSEDLKQATIKGLNDAGVDVLDLGMTGTEEVYFGAFHLDVQGGIEITASHNPMDYNGMKLVRENARPIGADSGLKEIRLLAESGNFNEVITKGKTEKYNILPEYIDHLMSYIDPAKIRPLKLVMNAGNGAAGHVVDAIEVKFKQLNIPVEFVKIHNDADGTFPNGIPNPILVENRDSTRNAVIDHHADMGIAWDGDFDRCFLFDEKGQFIEGYYIVGLLAQAFLLKQAGEKIVHDPRLVWNTFDVIEQYQGEAIQSKSGHSYIKEKMREHNAVYGGEMSAHHYFRDFAYCDSGMIPWLLAISVLSETQQTLSSLVEGMIEKFPCSGEINFKVADTQATIQKIFDHFADQNPAIDETDGVSLNFGAWRLNVRASNTEPLLRLNIESRKDQNPKPMQDYVDELTQLIQG; translated from the coding sequence ATGACACAACTTACTTGTTTTAAAGCCTATGACATTCGCGGCAAACTTGGTACAGAACTCAATGAAGAGATTGCTTATAAAATTGGCCGTGCCTATGGGCAAATTTATCAACCTAAAACATTGGTTGTGGGCTGCGACATCCGTCTCAGCAGTGAAGATTTAAAACAAGCCACCATCAAAGGTCTGAATGATGCGGGTGTTGATGTATTAGATTTAGGTATGACGGGGACTGAAGAAGTCTATTTCGGTGCCTTTCATCTAGATGTTCAAGGTGGGATCGAAATCACGGCAAGCCACAACCCGATGGACTATAACGGCATGAAATTGGTCCGCGAAAATGCACGTCCGATTGGAGCCGATTCAGGGTTAAAAGAAATTCGCTTATTGGCTGAATCAGGCAACTTTAATGAAGTTATCACTAAAGGCAAAACTGAAAAATACAATATTCTTCCTGAATATATTGATCATTTAATGTCTTATATTGATCCTGCCAAAATTCGCCCACTCAAATTAGTCATGAATGCTGGTAATGGTGCTGCGGGCCATGTGGTCGATGCCATTGAAGTAAAGTTCAAACAACTTAACATTCCTGTTGAATTTGTGAAAATTCACAATGATGCTGATGGTACTTTCCCGAATGGTATTCCCAACCCGATTTTAGTTGAAAACCGTGACAGCACCCGTAATGCGGTGATTGACCATCATGCAGATATGGGTATCGCGTGGGATGGTGACTTTGACCGCTGCTTCTTATTTGATGAAAAAGGTCAATTCATTGAAGGCTATTATATTGTCGGTCTATTGGCACAAGCGTTCTTACTGAAACAAGCTGGTGAAAAAATTGTGCATGACCCACGTCTTGTATGGAATACCTTTGATGTCATTGAACAATACCAAGGTGAAGCGATTCAGTCTAAATCAGGGCATTCATACATTAAAGAAAAAATGCGTGAGCACAATGCAGTGTATGGCGGTGAAATGTCAGCACATCATTACTTCCGTGATTTTGCTTACTGTGACAGTGGTATGATTCCTTGGTTATTGGCAATTTCTGTACTCTCAGAAACCCAGCAAACATTGTCTTCACTGGTTGAAGGTATGATTGAAAAGTTCCCTTGTTCGGGTGAAATCAATTTTAAAGTTGCGGATACTCAAGCCACCATTCAAAAGATTTTTGATCACTTTGCCGATCAAAATCCTGCGATTGATGAAACGGATGGTGTCAGTCTAAATTTTGGTGCATGGCGTCTAAATGTACGTGCTTCCAATACTGAACCTTTATTACGTCTCAACATTGAAAGCCGTAAAGACCAAAATCCAAAACCGATGCAAGACTATGTGGATGAATTAACACAGCTGATTCAAGGTTAG
- a CDS encoding Tn7-like element transposition protein TnsE — translation MARDLFFSHPYLIRAALFAENYSTDVLVDRNDEKAIHINIAKNKKIMNADVSDPHFLKKLALILLQPDLNKAFLSIYQKTIIDQKGAKSFNFDMEVPDLKNIDLTVDGIYDKKTGIYRIERITSFKNLDTAINRPIQFHFTSKKIIQQVKNAQGQGSNKPKPASQPKEKLNKNAEADIDKLLAKLRNLPGEIYTIEELKISLETPPAKTVVRKRRKQMDKDQNQEEGFAGGEGDIEGTVSGFTTESEIQLERVTYKDLIKLLEQIEEKGYKTKEIKNSPFKIYKRFRGHKFANNQLRYFYVYKIFNIENNHQFYLCEIDTSDGKKNISTLLLPYEEKTQRLIETDLDILNNSILSQSLSWPKKFLSEIRGITAFTTINHPSKQKQLEDVNYYADWAQRILAKVKSI, via the coding sequence TTGGCCCGCGATTTATTTTTCTCTCATCCTTATTTAATTCGGGCGGCACTTTTTGCAGAAAATTATTCAACCGATGTTTTAGTGGATAGAAATGATGAAAAGGCTATTCATATTAATATAGCAAAAAACAAAAAAATTATGAACGCAGATGTCTCTGATCCTCATTTTTTGAAGAAGCTCGCTTTAATTTTATTACAGCCTGATTTAAATAAAGCCTTCCTTAGTATTTATCAGAAAACAATTATTGATCAAAAAGGCGCTAAAAGTTTTAATTTTGACATGGAAGTGCCTGATCTTAAAAATATTGATCTAACAGTAGATGGAATTTATGATAAAAAAACAGGTATTTACAGAATTGAGCGCATTACATCTTTCAAAAATCTTGATACAGCTATCAACCGTCCTATTCAATTTCATTTCACTTCAAAAAAAATCATACAACAGGTCAAAAATGCTCAAGGGCAAGGTTCAAACAAACCAAAACCAGCGAGTCAACCTAAAGAGAAATTGAATAAAAATGCTGAGGCAGATATCGATAAACTACTGGCCAAGCTAAGAAACCTACCTGGAGAAATTTATACAATTGAAGAATTAAAAATTTCTTTAGAGACACCTCCTGCTAAAACTGTAGTACGAAAAAGACGAAAGCAAATGGATAAAGATCAAAATCAAGAAGAAGGATTTGCTGGTGGAGAAGGAGATATAGAGGGTACAGTGTCTGGATTTACAACAGAATCAGAAATTCAACTAGAGCGAGTCACTTATAAAGACTTGATTAAACTATTGGAGCAAATTGAAGAAAAGGGATATAAAACCAAAGAAATCAAGAACTCACCTTTTAAAATATATAAACGTTTCAGAGGCCATAAGTTTGCAAACAATCAATTACGCTACTTTTATGTCTATAAAATTTTTAACATAGAAAATAACCATCAATTTTATTTGTGTGAAATTGATACTTCAGATGGTAAAAAAAATATCTCCACCTTATTACTCCCATATGAAGAAAAAACTCAACGATTAATTGAGACAGATTTGGATATATTAAACAATTCGATACTGTCTCAATCACTCAGTTGGCCTAAAAAGTTTCTATCTGAGATAAGAGGTATTACTGCCTTTACTACAATTAATCATCCTTCTAAACAGAAACAACTAGAAGATGTAAATTATTACGCTGACTGGGCTCAACGAATCTTAGCAAAGGTAAAATCAATATAA
- a CDS encoding transposase: protein MIRRIKHASTATCTLPIYMGFLMTEPNSISCTQLAETYNISHDSVNRFLEREDYTPHDLYQEAIQHIDNNKLIVSIDDTVLDKPYSQHMDLVSYFWSGKHHRSVKGINLITLYATDQNGQNIPINFRIYDKSESKTKNDYFMDMLSEVLSWGAKIQFITGDSWYSSTGNLKTIRKYGIRFMFGIDCNRKVSPEKGQWFQLRLLPNFHQGQVVWLKDFGFVQLFKTQLKEQQRFYIVHQDQDDLLSFEGFHELHSSHWKIEQYHRVIKQVCHIEKFQVRRSKLILNHIFAALMAYVEIQKNQFERIFENVYRWQKKLFRPMIKNFIDDFILDKNHLLPQRIYK, encoded by the coding sequence GTGATCAGACGAATTAAACATGCTTCTACAGCAACTTGTACTCTACCCATTTATATGGGCTTTCTCATGACAGAACCGAACTCTATTAGCTGCACACAACTTGCCGAGACTTATAACATCTCGCATGATAGTGTAAATCGCTTTCTAGAGCGTGAAGACTACACACCTCACGACCTATATCAAGAAGCAATTCAACATATTGATAATAATAAACTTATAGTCAGTATTGATGATACTGTTTTAGATAAACCGTATAGTCAGCATATGGACTTAGTTAGCTATTTTTGGTCAGGCAAACACCACCGATCCGTCAAGGGTATTAATCTCATTACCTTGTATGCGACAGATCAAAATGGTCAAAATATTCCAATTAATTTCCGAATTTATGACAAATCTGAAAGTAAAACCAAGAATGATTACTTTATGGATATGTTAAGTGAAGTACTCAGTTGGGGTGCAAAGATTCAATTTATTACAGGTGATAGTTGGTATTCATCGACTGGAAATCTAAAAACCATAAGAAAATATGGTATTCGATTTATGTTTGGTATCGACTGTAACCGTAAGGTTTCCCCAGAAAAAGGACAATGGTTTCAACTGCGTTTATTGCCAAATTTCCATCAGGGTCAAGTGGTCTGGCTCAAAGATTTTGGCTTTGTACAATTATTTAAGACTCAGTTAAAAGAACAGCAGAGGTTTTATATTGTGCATCAAGATCAAGATGATTTATTGTCCTTTGAGGGTTTTCATGAATTACATTCAAGTCATTGGAAAATAGAGCAATATCACCGAGTGATTAAACAGGTTTGTCATATTGAAAAGTTTCAAGTAAGACGATCTAAACTGATTTTGAATCATATTTTTGCAGCCTTGATGGCCTACGTCGAGATACAAAAGAACCAGTTTGAGCGGATCTTTGAAAATGTATATCGTTGGCAGAAGAAATTATTTAGACCAATGATCAAAAACTTCATTGATGACTTTATTCTCGATAAAAATCATCTGCTACCACAGAGAATCTATAAATAA
- a CDS encoding TnsD family Tn7-like transposition protein translates to MIARYAIHNGILSPKYLTEELFNNRNLTPTYDLPSHIGKLASYLPDCYDALYLINHHTLLPIYQPFQPDTVMRYAVHVLQGEQYQSLHTKLGKNASRIKSVNFFRFCPHCWQEQMEQYGEVYWKRSWQITGYEYCIKHESALFVSSVPCNGLDRRFYNAHLNVLIDSSQLFINSQDLKRHLELAKIIEDLLIQSSHNAVQDVSILSNAYFNLLKDRDLLSGQKNINYEKVRQLVVDYWGESFLQYYQLGDLSSENCWLKNICRKHRKAFSYLEHLIVLKALVPEQSPIYTYQQYLDLATVGIEEQAIPVTVKHKTYQVLSDDQLKWIQLIQDMSVKLARKHDGALYARLYRNHKDWLLQINQTAIMTPLSLPKPRVDWSIRDRQFMKQLIKIRDELLEDLDSPQWTKKFLIKQLGHVSLIEKNWHFLPLTKAFLERYAESVDCYQIRRLTRTYIRQQTENKYYPPSVFLRVSGLSEQRLTPEARRFFNNIWEEIKNE, encoded by the coding sequence GTGATTGCACGTTATGCTATTCACAATGGAATTTTAAGTCCCAAATACCTTACTGAAGAATTATTCAATAATAGAAATTTGACGCCAACTTACGATTTACCATCTCATATAGGAAAATTGGCTAGTTATTTACCCGATTGCTATGATGCACTCTATTTAATCAACCACCACACCTTATTACCAATTTATCAACCATTTCAACCTGATACAGTGATGCGTTATGCTGTACATGTATTACAGGGTGAACAGTATCAATCATTACATACCAAGTTGGGAAAAAATGCGTCGCGAATCAAATCTGTGAATTTTTTTCGGTTCTGTCCGCATTGTTGGCAAGAACAGATGGAACAATATGGTGAAGTGTATTGGAAACGTAGCTGGCAGATTACAGGATATGAATATTGCATAAAGCATGAATCTGCCCTTTTTGTCAGCTCTGTTCCTTGCAATGGGCTAGACCGAAGATTTTATAATGCTCATTTAAATGTCCTTATTGACTCCTCACAACTTTTTATTAATTCACAAGACTTAAAGCGTCATCTAGAGTTAGCAAAAATAATCGAGGATCTACTTATTCAATCTAGCCATAATGCAGTACAAGATGTTTCGATTTTATCAAATGCCTACTTCAATCTATTGAAAGACAGAGACTTACTGTCAGGTCAAAAAAATATCAATTACGAAAAAGTCCGTCAGCTTGTTGTCGATTATTGGGGCGAAAGTTTTCTTCAATATTATCAATTAGGTGATCTGAGCTCTGAGAACTGCTGGCTCAAGAATATCTGTAGAAAACATCGTAAAGCATTTTCTTATCTTGAGCATCTCATCGTATTAAAGGCACTTGTTCCCGAACAAAGTCCTATTTATACATACCAACAGTATTTGGATCTAGCGACAGTAGGTATAGAGGAACAAGCCATTCCTGTCACTGTAAAACACAAGACTTACCAAGTCCTGTCAGATGATCAACTGAAATGGATACAATTGATTCAGGATATGTCAGTCAAACTAGCTCGTAAACATGATGGTGCACTGTACGCACGTTTATATCGCAATCATAAAGATTGGCTGTTACAAATCAATCAAACCGCTATCATGACACCACTCTCTCTACCCAAACCACGTGTCGATTGGAGTATTCGGGATCGTCAGTTTATGAAACAATTGATTAAAATACGTGATGAATTATTAGAAGACTTAGACTCCCCACAATGGACCAAAAAGTTTTTAATTAAACAACTTGGGCATGTCAGCCTAATTGAAAAAAACTGGCATTTTCTGCCGTTGACCAAAGCATTTTTGGAGCGCTACGCTGAGTCGGTGGATTGTTATCAAATACGTCGTCTGACACGAACATATATTCGTCAACAAACTGAGAATAAATACTATCCACCGAGTGTTTTTTTACGTGTATCAGGATTAAGTGAGCAGCGATTAACGCCAGAAGCACGTCGATTTTTTAATAATATTTGGGAAGAAATAAAAAATGAGTGA
- a CDS encoding AAA family ATPase — MNNNELAVNTSIEDIYGDNPLITQLPPILDTKSVIKHLRGKLKFIPEQRFLPQPERIHLIAQLPHDFFQPLTKHLSLEQKISIMIRQGYVSRNITNGDRHRHLHAAFQQLEPSNESCYRYAPPESTATSMSIIGCSGSGKTTTMNKILRYYPQVIEHRELGLKQIVYLKIDCPHDSSLKNLCSNFFRAVDLALGDTNFEHRFTRSRLNVNAMLQQMKIIANNYSIGLLIIDEIQHLNTKKSGGAEIILNFFVTLVNVASIPIVMIGTPKANEILQEDLRSARRSAGLGSLIWEPMCNEAPTPDPSTPDQMIISEWYAFTNKLWQYQWVQQPAELTDELRNTWYYYTQGIPDLVVKLFCLVQIHAITIGLEKITSELFKKVYEEQLQPVHDILDALRSGNPTRIARYSDLTIPQVQIEEYVEQHRFKAALKTEKQHKDLGPHYSTLIGMLTALGHPAATIDLHVTSALKKYPNENLQVLLQHILEVLDGSVAKDKLDQPQTTTSVRKPRTSRKVMKAEEWKSTEANDLRNFFSQAQEKEVDVYELLKSSHYLFDPTSPVLH, encoded by the coding sequence ATGAATAATAATGAACTCGCGGTCAACACATCGATAGAAGATATCTATGGGGATAATCCTCTCATTACTCAATTACCGCCTATCCTTGACACAAAATCGGTCATTAAACACCTACGAGGGAAACTGAAATTTATTCCAGAACAGCGTTTCTTACCCCAACCAGAAAGAATCCATCTGATTGCTCAGTTGCCTCATGATTTTTTTCAACCACTGACCAAACATCTATCCCTTGAGCAAAAAATTTCTATTATGATTCGGCAAGGTTATGTGAGTAGAAACATCACTAATGGTGATAGACATCGACATTTACACGCTGCTTTTCAGCAACTAGAACCATCAAATGAAAGCTGTTACCGCTATGCACCTCCAGAGTCGACTGCAACTAGCATGTCAATTATAGGATGTTCGGGAAGCGGTAAAACAACGACAATGAACAAAATTTTGCGTTATTACCCGCAAGTGATTGAACATAGAGAGCTGGGATTAAAACAAATTGTTTACCTTAAAATTGATTGTCCGCATGACAGCTCTTTAAAAAACTTATGCTCAAACTTTTTTAGAGCAGTAGATTTAGCATTAGGAGATACAAACTTCGAGCATCGTTTCACCAGAAGTCGCTTAAATGTGAATGCCATGCTGCAGCAGATGAAAATTATCGCAAATAATTATTCAATTGGACTTTTAATCATTGATGAAATCCAGCATTTGAATACAAAAAAATCTGGCGGGGCTGAAATCATTCTTAATTTCTTTGTCACACTTGTGAATGTGGCATCCATTCCAATTGTGATGATTGGGACACCCAAAGCCAATGAAATTCTGCAAGAAGACTTAAGATCAGCTAGACGCAGTGCGGGATTAGGCTCTTTAATCTGGGAACCTATGTGCAATGAAGCACCCACTCCCGATCCTAGCACCCCTGATCAAATGATCATTTCCGAATGGTATGCTTTTACCAACAAGCTGTGGCAATATCAATGGGTTCAACAACCAGCTGAACTGACCGATGAATTAAGAAACACTTGGTATTATTATACGCAGGGCATTCCAGATTTAGTGGTTAAACTGTTCTGCTTGGTGCAGATTCATGCAATCACCATTGGTCTGGAAAAAATCACATCTGAACTTTTTAAAAAAGTCTACGAAGAACAATTACAGCCAGTCCACGATATTTTGGATGCACTCCGCTCAGGCAACCCCACACGTATTGCACGGTATTCTGACTTAACTATCCCTCAAGTTCAAATTGAGGAATATGTTGAACAACACCGTTTCAAAGCTGCATTAAAAACGGAAAAACAGCATAAAGATCTAGGACCACATTATTCCACACTTATAGGTATGCTAACGGCCTTAGGTCACCCCGCTGCTACAATAGATCTGCATGTCACTTCTGCATTAAAAAAATATCCAAACGAGAACTTACAGGTACTACTCCAGCATATTCTGGAAGTATTAGACGGCTCTGTAGCAAAAGATAAATTGGACCAGCCTCAGACCACAACTTCGGTAAGAAAACCAAGAACATCACGCAAAGTCATGAAAGCAGAAGAATGGAAGAGCACTGAAGCCAATGACTTACGGAATTTTTTCAGTCAAGCACAAGAAAAGGAAGTAGATGTTTATGAGCTATTAAAATCATCTCACTATTTGTTTGATCCCACCTCTCCTGTGTTGCATTAA
- a CDS encoding Mu transposase C-terminal domain-containing protein, with the protein MQLINSVYILNSTQYRILKFLPQYTVWIAIDNKNAFPELILSKELQTLSDDQSLIPAQDPYEYLKRLNLSEDSIQLKKRDENFLIIQDLINDEQVLINAKIRTAKIKTLHLEKEVSINKILRLLRRYWQRGQTINALVPDYENSGGKGQKRTIGDKKIGRPRIYESNEGKNVTEQVELYFKKAIEEYLVPVKKQSINETYLRFKNLFSKHFHQVQAGDIPTYAQFYYFYNTRYRNKNNSKEILKNQKTLKDHKPLTSTATKQANGPGARYEIDSTVADIYLVSSRDPSQIIGRPTVYIVIDVFSRMITGLYVGMENSSFNTAIQCLSVAIQDKVTFCQSYGLQIQPEDWPIYGLPGAILADRGELIGYQIELLEKNFSVRIENAPPYRSDAKGIVERAFGIIQSRFKSYENIGVVSGFKEKKKGGHDYRLEACLTLEEFRKIILSCVLLRNNFDILTKYDRSADMPTDLPSIPLKLWQWGLQHRTGMLRQVDNKSLYVGLLPRTDASLSDKGLKVKGLLYQCLEMHQQGWFIRNTTKSRPKKLRIGFDPYSVNTIYVFFDENKLEYWEAHLSDASRQYQHLTWWEAEQIQKAIKTVEKQHSQLKSVAISELQDFTDKIIHTAQSRQAQAGVHQLSKAQRTRDIRQNKQEAIQVEREEHLQNRSVNSIRTIHSNQDNTPTPPSHSSNLDLTSQPDLMRQLFEEDDEE; encoded by the coding sequence ATGCAACTAATTAATTCAGTTTACATCTTGAATTCAACACAATACCGAATACTCAAATTCTTACCGCAGTATACGGTATGGATTGCGATTGATAATAAAAATGCTTTTCCTGAACTCATTTTGTCTAAGGAACTTCAAACTCTCTCAGATGATCAAAGCCTGATACCAGCGCAAGATCCTTATGAATACTTAAAACGATTAAACTTGAGTGAAGATTCTATTCAACTCAAAAAAAGAGATGAAAACTTTTTAATTATTCAAGATTTAATTAATGATGAACAAGTTCTTATCAATGCAAAAATCAGGACTGCAAAAATTAAAACTCTACATCTAGAGAAAGAAGTATCAATTAATAAAATTCTACGACTCCTAAGACGCTACTGGCAGCGTGGTCAAACGATAAATGCTTTGGTACCGGACTATGAAAACTCAGGTGGAAAAGGCCAAAAAAGAACGATAGGTGATAAAAAAATTGGCAGACCACGCATCTATGAATCAAATGAAGGTAAGAATGTTACTGAACAGGTTGAATTATATTTTAAGAAAGCCATCGAAGAGTATTTAGTTCCTGTCAAAAAACAATCCATTAACGAAACTTATCTTCGGTTTAAAAATTTATTTTCCAAGCACTTTCATCAAGTGCAAGCTGGAGATATTCCAACGTATGCTCAATTCTACTACTTTTATAATACGCGATATAGAAATAAGAACAATTCCAAGGAAATTCTGAAGAATCAGAAAACCCTGAAAGATCACAAACCTCTGACTTCAACAGCGACCAAGCAAGCAAATGGTCCTGGTGCACGTTATGAGATAGATTCAACAGTCGCTGACATCTATCTAGTATCATCACGAGATCCATCACAGATTATTGGCCGACCTACCGTATATATTGTTATCGATGTATTCAGCAGGATGATTACTGGACTTTATGTCGGTATGGAAAACAGTTCATTTAACACAGCTATACAATGCCTCAGCGTTGCAATCCAAGATAAAGTGACATTCTGTCAGAGTTATGGCTTGCAAATACAACCAGAAGACTGGCCTATTTATGGTTTACCTGGTGCCATACTTGCAGACCGCGGTGAACTAATTGGCTATCAAATTGAACTTCTTGAAAAAAACTTTTCTGTTCGTATTGAAAATGCGCCACCGTATCGAAGCGATGCCAAAGGTATTGTGGAGAGGGCTTTTGGAATCATTCAGTCACGCTTTAAATCCTACGAGAATATTGGTGTTGTTTCTGGATTCAAGGAAAAAAAGAAAGGCGGACATGATTATCGACTAGAAGCTTGTCTAACTCTGGAAGAGTTCAGAAAAATCATCTTAAGCTGCGTCTTGTTACGCAATAATTTTGATATTTTGACGAAATACGATCGTAGTGCCGATATGCCGACTGACCTGCCTTCTATCCCCCTTAAGCTCTGGCAGTGGGGTCTACAGCACCGTACTGGGATGTTAAGACAAGTGGATAACAAATCACTATATGTTGGCTTGTTACCTAGGACCGACGCCTCCTTAAGTGACAAGGGACTTAAAGTCAAAGGCTTACTCTATCAATGTCTGGAAATGCATCAACAAGGCTGGTTTATTCGTAACACGACCAAATCCCGCCCGAAAAAGTTGCGGATTGGTTTTGACCCATACTCAGTAAATACCATTTATGTTTTCTTTGATGAAAATAAGTTGGAATACTGGGAAGCGCACTTAAGTGATGCCTCACGTCAATATCAGCATCTGACCTGGTGGGAAGCTGAACAAATTCAAAAAGCAATCAAAACTGTTGAAAAACAACATTCACAACTAAAGTCTGTAGCCATTAGTGAATTACAGGATTTTACTGACAAAATCATCCACACAGCACAGAGCCGGCAGGCTCAAGCAGGAGTTCACCAACTTTCTAAAGCACAACGTACTCGGGATATTCGTCAGAACAAACAAGAAGCAATTCAGGTGGAACGTGAGGAACATCTCCAAAATAGGTCCGTCAATTCTATCCGGACTATCCATTCCAACCAAGACAATACTCCAACACCCCCATCTCACAGCAGCAATCTGGATTTGACCAGTCAACCAGACTTAATGAGACAATTATTTGAAGAGGACGATGAAGAATGA
- a CDS encoding TnsA endonuclease C-terminal domain-containing protein — MAKIIKNYEELVTEGYGQGHGRDYKPCKTVQNFSSIGRSHRVQGRVSKRLHHLFSDLELSTFLLLDWNQNVTDIREHYPLDIYDLNSICSRFRMKKVSIDYIPFTLSSDFLVDFGKFSIALDTLYSKDLNKAHVIESLEIKRRYWEEEHNTPFKLITEKDIPATVLENIKWLYVEKNDLEITNHMIDLAVYFMEEISQYPQSSLIQFCKHFDQTQKMGIGATLALFRKLFALRILQFNLEISYLELKLSDIHASNLLQNENTVHATN; from the coding sequence ATGGCAAAAATTATAAAAAACTATGAAGAACTAGTAACAGAAGGGTATGGCCAGGGCCATGGACGCGATTATAAACCTTGTAAAACTGTTCAAAACTTCAGTTCAATTGGTCGCTCTCACAGAGTACAAGGCCGTGTCAGTAAACGTCTTCATCACTTATTTTCTGATCTAGAGCTATCTACCTTTTTACTGCTTGACTGGAATCAGAACGTTACAGATATTCGCGAGCATTATCCTTTGGATATCTATGATCTTAACTCCATCTGTTCTCGTTTCCGAATGAAAAAAGTGTCGATTGACTATATACCTTTTACCCTATCTTCAGATTTTTTAGTTGATTTTGGTAAGTTTTCTATAGCCCTTGACACTCTTTACAGCAAAGATCTGAATAAAGCTCATGTTATTGAGTCATTAGAAATTAAACGTCGCTATTGGGAAGAAGAGCACAATACGCCGTTCAAGTTGATTACTGAAAAAGACATTCCTGCTACGGTACTAGAGAACATTAAATGGTTGTATGTAGAAAAAAATGACCTTGAAATAACAAATCACATGATCGATCTAGCAGTTTATTTTATGGAAGAAATTAGCCAGTACCCTCAAAGCTCATTAATCCAATTTTGTAAGCATTTTGACCAAACTCAAAAAATGGGTATCGGAGCGACGCTCGCATTGTTTAGAAAATTATTTGCACTGCGAATACTTCAATTTAATCTAGAAATTTCGTACTTGGAGCTTAAACTCTCTGATATTCATGCAAGTAATTTGCTCCAGAATGAGAATACAGTCCATGCAACTAATTAA
- a CDS encoding DUF1778 domain-containing protein, translating to MANLATERINVRSTVDAKNVIEQAANLLGLSVSSFMIQSSFERAKELLKSNHELKVNNADRDMLMNLLENPRPANDEMKNLMSLLDEN from the coding sequence ATGGCTAACTTAGCAACAGAACGAATCAATGTTCGTTCAACCGTAGATGCAAAGAATGTAATTGAGCAAGCTGCGAATTTATTGGGTCTTAGTGTGAGTTCCTTTATGATCCAATCCTCATTTGAACGAGCAAAAGAATTACTTAAATCTAATCACGAGTTAAAAGTAAATAATGCTGATCGTGATATGTTAATGAATTTGCTTGAAAATCCACGCCCTGCAAATGATGAGATGAAAAATTTAATGAGTTTATTGGATGAAAATTGA
- a CDS encoding GNAT family N-acetyltransferase, with translation MKIEVLQAHHQKKSFNCGQDDLNKFIKQYASQHQKSGTSKTYVAIDDAQVRGFYCLSSTSIGFDGVDAVLTKRLPRYPLPCVVVGRFAVDQAAQGQGVGKVLLAHALKQVSKVAQIIGVNFVVIHAKDQKAMEFYQRFGFISLTSNPLTLIYPVNEIPHFK, from the coding sequence ATGAAAATTGAGGTTTTACAAGCCCATCATCAGAAAAAATCATTTAATTGTGGGCAAGATGATTTAAATAAGTTCATAAAACAATACGCATCCCAACATCAGAAATCAGGAACAAGTAAAACCTATGTTGCTATTGATGATGCACAGGTGAGGGGATTTTATTGTCTATCAAGTACCTCTATAGGATTTGATGGGGTTGATGCTGTTCTCACTAAACGATTACCTCGTTATCCCTTACCTTGTGTGGTTGTGGGTCGCTTTGCCGTTGATCAAGCAGCACAGGGGCAAGGAGTTGGAAAAGTACTTTTAGCACATGCTCTTAAACAAGTTTCAAAAGTTGCTCAAATTATTGGCGTAAATTTTGTTGTAATACATGCTAAGGATCAAAAAGCTATGGAGTTTTATCAGCGGTTTGGCTTTATCTCATTAACATCAAATCCATTAACATTAATATATCCAGTGAATGAAATACCTCATTTTAAATAA